GGAGAAATGAAAGTTCTTATTGCGCCAGCTTCTTTCATTGATTTTACTCTTTTCCTCAATAAGTTCTCGTAACAAATTAAATTGCTCATTAATAACTAGGCGAATAACTGACTTGTCTTTTCTTTGAATAGCGGTTGAGGCCATATTTGAAATCACATCAATATATGAAAAAAAATTTTTAGTTCTTTTTACATATTTATCTGTGTACTTCTCAATCGACAGTTTATTAAGTTCTTTTAATGCGTATTGACCTGTTAAGGGAATAAAAAATGATGGTCGAATAAACTTTGAAATTAAATAGAGCACAGGAATGATTGAAAAGGTCGCCACTATTGTAAGGGTGAAAGAAATAAAAGAAATAAGTTGAAACCATCGATGATCACTACTTATCAAGTGTGATATTGTAATAAAATAATTTGTAATAAGCATGAAGCATATAGACCCAATTGCCAGAGGATGTGAAACAAATAACCGAGCAAGATGGGGGCTGTAGAGATTAGAGGTTAGAGTTACAATAAGTGCCATGACTGTAATGATGGCGCCAAAGTAAGAGTTTATCGACCTATTTGTCGCCGCTAATGATGACATCTCTTTTATTGTAAAATTATCACCTGTCCAAATCACCAGACCAAGAACTCCAATAAGAACAAATAGGAGAGTGCTAAAAATTATAATTCCATTTGTGGGATTTGATCTCATGCTGCGCTTCCAATTATTGTTCGCAGTCTTTTATCTAGTACTCCTCCTTTTATCGGTTTTTTTATAACGTCGACCACTCCAATTGAACGTAGGTCAGTCTCAATATCCTCATCATAATGAGCGGTGATACAAACTATCTTTATGTTTCTTCCCTCATACCTCTCTTTTATAATTTGTATGAGTTTAGGGCCAGAAATTTTAGGCATCATAACATCGAGGAGAATGATTTCTATTTCCTTGTCATAATCTTCCTCAATAATACTAAGTGCATCGTGACCATCGACAGCTTCTAAAACTTCGAAACCTAAGTTTTGTAACCTCAATGAGAGTAAGAAGCGTACATCTTCACAATCGTCTACAACGAGAACGTGGTGTTTTGTCATAATTACCTCTATTAGGATAATTATTGTTCACAAGTATGAATATTCTATGAAGAGTATTTGAGGATTTGTTCGCTCTCTCGCTTCTAATTACAAAAGACATTGAAATTATTAATGAATTTCTTGCTCTATAGCGACCTTTGTCGTCCCTATATCATTCTCATCATGTGGATAGATTGGATCATTTAGCAATTCTTCTTTGCCAAGTTTTTTTGCCCATAGAATATGGTCATTATCAAGTTTCCATAGCACAAAATTTTCAGATAAAACTTCAGGACGTTTATTTAGACCATATGTTTTCACCAAGCTCGTAACTACTTCTTTAAATGATTTTTCTCCCGGACGATATTCAAAAGACACGTGTTGTATGAATTCCTTCCCGTTATCATTAAATACCTGAGCATGAAAGTAGCGTAGTCCTGGAATGGAACTTGTCGAGCTTAAAACCTTCATTGCGCCAGTGTCGGAGTTTTCACTTTTTGTTATTTTTGGCGATAACCCCAGATCCTTTAGGCTTAGGGCCATTGCTGTAAGATCAACCTGTGAAAGATTTACTTCAGCAAGAAGATTAACTGTTGAAGAAAGACTCTGAGTCTGAGCATTATCTTCGATTTCAATAATAAAGTCATCAAGCTGTAGTTCATTATTATCAACTGATTGTTCTTTATTATGTTGATGATCATCAGACATTTCTTTGGCAATGATAGCAATTTTATTTTGATCACCTACATCTAGGCCATCGATACCTTTCAAGTGAGTTTCAACTTTTTCATGATCGGCCTTAATCCTTTGATCATTTGTACGACCGAGAAGTACGTAGGCTACTAAAGCTATTGCAAGGGAGAGTAGTATTTTTCTTTTCATTAGAAATTCATTCCTTCCCATTTTAGTAGATAATATGTTGGGTCGATTAAATCGCCTCTTCTTCTATACTTATTACCTGTCGTCGATAGAGGTCCTTTGTGGTCACCTTTAAATAGCTCAAAGTGAAGCATCGGACGACAGCAGTTAGAGTTAACAACTCCCATATATCCAATTCTTTGGCCCATCTTTACAGTCGCTCCTGCACGAATTCCACTTGGTACATCGCCGGTTAGCTCTCCATACCTTACAACAAATCCACCACTATGTTTAACTTCAAGGGCGTACGTTCCCTGATAGAAGTAATAAAGGTTTTGTATTACTTTTCCTGGAGCTACTGCTAATATCGGCTCATCTTTAAAGCGATAAAGGTCACACGCTGCATGCGTTCTCGTTCCACTACCTCTTCCGGCACCAAATCTTCTCATCCCTGATGTAAATGAGTGAGTTACTTTTTCCACAGTAGGGAAGTTACAACATTTCTCATCATCAATTCCAGTTATTGAAATATCTTTCTCTAAATCATTCTTTGGTTTTTCTCCAATGTAGCGACACTTCTTCGCTGGTAGCACAAACTTCTTTGCGACCCAACCAATTGTCTGATCTTTTTCAGATCTTGTTGAAAATTTTACTTTTATAAATTCATAACTCACGCCATTGATTTCTTTTTCTTGCGTATCTTGAGAAGGATCAAAACTTTGAAATCTTTGTACCTCTTCTCCTTTTGATGCTGTAAATAACACACGCTCAAGAGAATCATCTCTGACATTTAGAACATCATTTGGAAGACAAATCACATCGTAGTCGACAGTTTCTTCAGGAACTTCAAGTATCGTTTCTTGTTTTGCAAGCACTG
The nucleotide sequence above comes from Bacteriovorax sp. Seq25_V. Encoded proteins:
- a CDS encoding response regulator; translation: MTKHHVLVVDDCEDVRFLLSLRLQNLGFEVLEAVDGHDALSIIEEDYDKEIEIILLDVMMPKISGPKLIQIIKERYEGRNIKIVCITAHYDEDIETDLRSIGVVDVIKKPIKGGVLDKRLRTIIGSAA
- a CDS encoding M23 family metallopeptidase, which encodes MKNKIAITTLVTLMAITSNANDGAPIYIWDNQQGLIDARHCHIEEAQSIPFAISSYSGKKSSQTENLRNYNNVRQSHLVIGSLIKEIDGYAKSNYKNIQIVGRNRIDNLKYTRWFSERGDKGYLYNRSIRPVEDFIISVPNQERIQNLIVLNNSNYQYLNCGNERKYFVFKNYESITSKSHNLLVGISPEENDFLAEVKTLPIEDSNNDHLKNSSLHEDDVISESMRASTASSLEETAAINEEMEIKIDEILDFNPTAVLAKQETILEVPEETVDYDVICLPNDVLNVRDDSLERVLFTASKGEEVQRFQSFDPSQDTQEKEINGVSYEFIKVKFSTRSEKDQTIGWVAKKFVLPAKKCRYIGEKPKNDLEKDISITGIDDEKCCNFPTVEKVTHSFTSGMRRFGAGRGSGTRTHAACDLYRFKDEPILAVAPGKVIQNLYYFYQGTYALEVKHSGGFVVRYGELTGDVPSGIRAGATVKMGQRIGYMGVVNSNCCRPMLHFELFKGDHKGPLSTTGNKYRRRGDLIDPTYYLLKWEGMNF